The Cydia fagiglandana chromosome 4, ilCydFagi1.1, whole genome shotgun sequence genome has a window encoding:
- the LOC134663417 gene encoding uncharacterized protein LOC134663417 codes for MSPLARSLLALAALLAAADAIANPSCSGVVLGPGGGGDPYSSSFVIKEDNQPSGTVNIPDKCSLSGKEIVSEYVTACSKGGSAPYITAAGKRFSPVIITCPEDAGGCPIVELRVFQDCADKKNIY; via the exons atgtcGCCGCTCGCCCGCTCGCTGCTCGCGCTCGCCGCGCtgctcgccgccgccgacgccatTGCAAATCCTTCTTGCAGCGGCGTGGTGCTAGGACCTGGTGGTG gTGGTGATCCCTACAGCAGTTCTTTTGTAATAAAAGAAGATAACCAACCTAGTGGCACGGTTAACATCCCTgat AAATGCAGCCTATCCGGAAAAGAGATAGTGAGTGAGTACGTGACTGCGTGTAGTAAAGGAGGCAGTGCTCCGTACATCACGGCCGCGGGGAAGAGATTCTCCCCCGTTATCATCACGTGCCCGGAGGATGCCGGCGGCTGCCCTATTGTTGAGCTCAGGGTTTTTCAGGATTGTGCTGACaagaaaaacatttattaa
- the LOC134664086 gene encoding uncharacterized protein LOC134664086, which yields MSPLARSLLALAALLAAADAKANPFCDSALIGDMTDNPITFHLTLAGGEVKQVPNKCAKPGSELAGESLNVCNTPMSKPKIQLAVGSRLNYSPIMVDCPSSIPGCSSLDVQVTQYCKPAGLAPVVY from the exons atgtcGCCGCTCGCCCGCTCGCTGCTCGCGCTCGCCGCACtgctcgccgccgccgacgctaaGGCGAACCCGTTTTGCGACTCTGCattaatag GCGATATGACAGACAACCCTATTACATTTCATTTGACTCTTGCTGGGGGTGAAGTCAAGCAAGTTCCTAAT aaaTGCGCCAAACCAGGAAGTGAGTTAGCGGGCGAGTCCCTCAACGTGTGTAATACGCCCATGTCTAAACCCAAAATTCAACTTGCGGTGGGCAGCCGCTTAAACTACTCTCCCATTATGGTCGACTGTCCAAGCTCTATTCCAGGTTGTTCAAGCCTCGATGTGCAGGTGACGCAGTACTGCAAGCCAGCTGGTTTGGCACCGGTTGTTTATTAG